The nucleotide window ACATCGCCTGGGCGAGCGTCACGGGCGATGGCGCGGGCCGGCGAGCGCCAGTCGGCGGCTTTGGCGTAGGCAGGGTCCAGCCAATAGTTCCCGAGCGCAAGCGCAGAAGCGACGAGCAGCACGGCGAGCGCCGCTCCGCCGGCAATCGGCAGCAGCCACTGCCCAAGAGCGACAATCCCCGCTGCGAGCAGCACGGGATACAGCCCGCTTGACGGCAGCAGGTAGGTTTCGGCGAAGACCGGACCGCGCAGGCTTGCTGCCCACTGCGCTCCGAACCCGGCCGCGACCACCGCCGCGGCAAGCCAGCCCCGCGCGCCCGATTGCCGGCCGAGCCAGGCCGCGCCGACAATCGCAACCGCAGCGCCGAAGATGGCCGCAACAGCTGCCCATTCCGGCGACCCGCTCCGTCCTGTCAGGTAGGCGATGGCGGCCCGCAGGAGCGCCGCGGGCAGCGCAGGCTGATCGCCGTTGCCGACATAGTGCAGCAGGAGAGCGCGGTTCCAGAAGAGCCAGCTGAGCGCAAGGGCAGCAAGGACCGACTGCGCCATCAGCCAGCGTTGCAGCGCCAGCCGCTCGCGGCGGTGGCGGAGCAGCCAAAAGCCGTTCTGCACCGCCGCGATCGGGAGAAAGGCGTAATGGGTGAGGAGGGCGAGCGCCGAGAATAGGGCGTACTGCGCGAGCCGGAGGAGGTCGGTTGGCCGGTCATCCAGCCGCAGGAGCGCGAGCAGCGAAAGCAGGCCGAGCGCGAGGGCCTGAGTGTACATGCGGGCGTCTTGCGCATTCCAGATATAGAACGGATTGACCGCAAGCAGCAGCGCCGCGACAAGCGCGACAGCGGGGCCGCCAAGGCGCGCGCCGATCTGGGCTCCGGCCGGCACGGCGAGCACACCAAAGAAGAGAGGAACGAAGCGAAAGACTGTTTCGACATCGCCGACCGCCTCGCGCCACCCTTTCGCGATCAGGTAGAAGAGCGGGGGATGCGGCTCATTGCGGGCGATACTGGCGAGCAGCGACAGCCAGTCCTGCTGAACGAACCAAATGACGAATGTCTCGTCGCCGCGATAAGGGTGGGCCTCAAGCCGGAAGACACGGATCGCGAAGGCGAGCCAGACGGCCACGACGAGCACCCAGCTGCGCGCCATGCGGGAATTCTAGTCTTCGTCTGCGCGGTTGCCCTCTCTATAATCGCCGCGGCATGGAGGAGAAGATGAGCGGCACCGTCGGGATCGCCTGCATGGCAGCGGATGCGCCGAGCGCCTTGGCGAACATCGAGCGGGCGGAGCAGCTGGGCATCCGCGCTGCCTGGCTGACCGCCGGCGGACTGACGAGCGACTCACTGACCCTCTTCGCGGCGGCCGCTGTCCGAACACGCCATATCCTGCTCGGCACCTCCATCGCCCAAACGTGGACGCGCCATCCCCTCCTGATGGCGGTCCAAGCGGCAACGGTGGCGGCGCTCGCGCCCGGCCGCTTCCGGCTAGGCATCGGCCCGAGCCACGGTCCTCAGATGGAGCCAACGTGGGGCATTCCCTACGAGAAGCCGCTCGCCCACCTGCGGGACTACCTCGCCGTGCTTAGGCCCGCCCTTCAGCGCGGGGAGGTTCACGTCGAAAACCGGCGCTATCGTGTCCATGCCGTGCTGCCGAAGGCGCCGGGCGTGCCAGTGCTGATCTCGGCGCTGCGCGAGAAGTCGTTCCGGCTCGCCGGCGAGCTGACCGATGGCGCGATCACGTGGGTGACCCCGATCACCTTCGTCCAGCAGCGCGCCGTGCCGGCCATCGCCGAAGGCGCCCGAGCAGCGGGGCGACCCACGCCGCCGATCATCTTTCATGCGCCCGTCTGCCTCACCGATCGCCCGCAGGAGGCGCGCGCGGCAGCGCGCCAGCAGCTCGCGCTGTACCCGCGGCTGCCGAACTATGCCGCGATGTTCCGCGCGGCCGGCTACGAGCCCGAAAACGACAGCTGGACCGACGCGATGATCGACGCGGTGGTGATCTCCGGCGACGAAACGACGGTCGCCAACCGGCTGCGTGCGCTCTTCGCTCAGGGTGTCAGCGAGGTGATTGTCCATCCCATCGGAGCGCCGTCCGACCCTGCGGGCTCGACCGAGCGGGCTTGGCAGCTGGTCGCCAGCCTGCAGTAACAAGGCGCCGACCGTTTGCGCGCCAAGCATGCGGAGATTCGTCTGCTACGATCCCGGGCGACGGGAGTATGCCGTGCTTCGCTGGCTCCTCTTCTGCATACCAGTTGCCTTCTTGACGGCGGGCTGCGCCGCTGCCCCGAACCTCCCTCTGCCCGGCCTGCCGCGGCCTGCCGCAACGCCGTCTCCCACCCCAACCGTCCGGACGATAGGGGCGCCGCCGCTCGCCGCCTCGCCGACGCTGACGCTCACGGTACGACCGGGCGGAACGGTTACGCCGACTGCTCCTGTGCCCCTCACCCCCACCGCAGGGATCACTCGGACGCAGACGGCCCTTGCCGCGACGCGCACCGTGACGCCGACAGCCACTGTGACCCGGACGGTCACCGCCACCCCGACGGTCACCCGCACGGCGCCGCCGGGCGGGACTGCCGTCCCGGCTCAGGGACCGGGCGTGCCGGGAGGGCTCGGCGACGTGAACGCCATTATCAGCGCCACCGTCTCCTATGTCTTGAGCAACACCACCTTGACCGGCTTTGAAGTCGAGTATCAGACGACGGTGCGCGAGTACGCCCGCACTCGTGTCCAACGGCGCGGCGACCCAACGAGCACCACCTACGCCATTCTCCGCTGGAACAACGGGGTCTGGGCAGTGATCGCGTATGGGACGTCCTTCCCGAACGCGCGCGAGCTCGGCATCCCCGACCAGCTTCTCCCGAGTGGTCCGCCGGTCGGCACGCCGCCGACGCCGACGGTGACTGCTCCCCGCCCCCCGCCGACGCCGACGCCCCTCGGAGCGCGCTAGGCGGCATTCGGGGCGGCGAGCGCTATTGCGTCGGCAGGCAACGGCCGATACTCGCTGTAGAGGGGGCCGCCGAGACGACGAGCGCGGTCCGACAGCGCAGAACGAGAGCGGCAACGATGACAATCTCGAAAGGTCTGACCTCGTATCGCCATCCAAGCGGCCTCCACGATATTGCCCCGGCGGTCGAGCCGATCGACAGCGCGTTTGACCGGCTGATTGCCTGCGCTGTTCGGGTTCTCGGCGTTGAGGTTGCGGCGCTCTGCCACGGCGAGCGAAGGCGCGTTATAGCGCAGACGGACGCTCCTGTGCTAGTCGACGCAGTTCGTCAGGTTGAGGAATGGATTGGGGGCAGCGCCGCGCCGGTCTTTCTTGACGACCTCTCGACCGCCCGCGACGCCCCGATGTTCGAGCCTCTCACTGCTGCCGGCCTGCGCGCTGTGGCGGGCGTCCCTCTTTCCCCGGGCGCCGGCACAGTCGTCGGCGTCCTTTGCGTCTGCTCGACCCTGCCGCGCGGGTGGACGGACGACGATCGCGCCGTTCTGCAGGGGCTGGCTGCGGCGGCGCTCAGCGAGATCATGCTGCGCGAGGCGATGGCGCGCGTTGCAGAGCAGCGCGACCTGATGCATCGGATGCTGGACCGGGTGACGGACGGCTTCGTTGCCATCGATCGACAATGGCGTTTTGCCTATCTCAACGCAAGCGCGGAACAGGTGATCGAGCGGCCGCGGGATGAGGTGATCGGCCGCGTTGTCTGGGAGGTCTTTCCCGGGGCGATGACGACGCTGTTCGGGCCGGCGGTGCGGCGCGCGGCCGAACGCGGCGAGACAGTCATTGTTGAGGACCAGCTCCCCTGGAGCGGGCGCTGGCTTGAGGCGCGCATCTTTCCCAGCGCTGATGGACTGTCGATCTACCTCCACGACACGACCGATCGGCGGCTGGCCGCTCAGGAGCGCGAAGCGCGGGCAGTGGCTGAGGCGCAGCGCGACGGCGTCATCCTCGCGAGCCGCGAAGCGGCGCATCTGCTGAACAACGACATTGCTCTCCCGATGGGGCTGGTCGAACTCGCGCTGCTTGACTCTAGCCTCTCTGCGCGCACTCGTGCGCTGCTCGTTGACATCGGCCGGTCTCTGGAGCGGCTGCACGCGACAATCCGCCGCTTCCAGTCGATCGCGCGGGTGGAGACGAAAGAGACGCCCGTGGGGCGGGCGCTCGACTTGGCGCGCTCCACGGAAGAGACTGCCGGTTAACGCGGAGCAAGCGCCTCAATCACCTCGAAGTAGGCCGCGACAGCCGCCGCTCCCGGCACACGCCATTCGGGGATGTGGAGGATCGCCTCGTCCAGCACGCCGTCATAAGCGGCGAGGCGCCGGCGTATTTCGGTCGCGTCGCCGCAGAGCGCGAACAAGTCGACGAGGTCATCTGGGATCGCCCGGGCCACCGCTGCGCTGTCGCCGTCGGCGAGGGCGCGCTCGATCGCGGCTTTGACATCCTGCCGGCCGTAGTGCTCGAGCACGTGGCGGTTGTGGCTAATGACGAGGTAGGCCTGAACGCCGGCTCGGCCGCGGGCGATTGCCGCCGCTTTACTGGGACCGAGCGAGACGAGGAACGCGCCGATCCGCCGCGCTGTCCCCACCGGTCGGCAGGCATGACGCTCCCCCGCCTCGACTGCTGGCAGAGCAACGTCGCGTAAGAACGGCCCGGTGTGAAGATCGTTGAACATCACGCCGTCACCGAGGGCGCCGGCGAGGCGGAGCATCTGCGGACCATTCGCGGCGAGATCAATCGGCAAGGATGGAGTGGCGGGCGGGCGCAGCCGAGCATAGCCGCGAAAGCGGTAGAACGGCCCCTCGTAGGAGGCGGGCGCGCCGGGCGTCGTCGCCCAGGCGGCGCGCACCGCGCTGACATAGTCGCGGAACCGGCCGACAATCCGTCCGTAGTCGATGTCGTGCCAGCCGCTCGTGCGCTCGCGCGAGCCGGTGCCGAGCCCAAGGCGATAGCGTCCCGGGGCGAGCTCGTCGACCGTCGCGGCTGCGGTCGCCGTCTGGACGGGCGTCCGACCGAGGATCGCCACGCCGTTGCGCAGGTGAAGCCGCTCCGTGGCGGCGGCAACGGCAGCGAGCGCCGCGAACGAGTCGAGCGCGGAGTCGCCGATCGAAATGCCCCACCAGCCGGCGCGTTCGAGGGCGCGAGCGACGGCAATCGCGTCGCGGGGGGAGGCGCCGCTCGCGTGGACACCGAGTGACAGCCGGTCGAAAATCGTCATCGCGTCGTTCCTCCGGCGACCGTCCGGTAGACGGCCAAGGTTTCGAGGGCGGTCTTCTCCCACCGGAAGCGGCGCGCTCGGCGCAGCCCCTTCTCACGCAGCGCGGTGACAAGGGGGTCATCGGCAAGCACGCGCCGGAGGGCGGCAGCAAGCGCGGCGCGGTCGGTGGGAGGCACGAGCAGCCCTGCATCGCCAACAACTTCCGGTAAGGAGGAGGTGTTGGAGGCGACGACCGGCGTGCCGCAGGCCATCGCCTCGAGGGGCGGCAAGCCGAAGCCCTCGTAGAGCGAGGGAAAAACGAAGGCGCGGGCTGCCGAGAGGAGGGTTGGGGTGTCGGCGTCCTCCACCCATCCCAAGAAATGGACGCGGCGTTCGAGGCCGAGCCGACGGACGTGAGCGAACACCGGCTCGAACAGCCAGCCGCGGCGTCCCGCGATAACGAGGTCGGCCGTCTCGCCGGCGGCGACGAGCGACTGGTAGGCGTCGAGCAGCGCGATGAGATTCTTGCGCGGCTCGATCGTCCCGAGATAGAGCAGAAAACGCTCCGGCAGGCCAAGCCGCTGCCGGAGCGCGGCACGCTGCGCCGGGTCGTCCACCGGCTGGAAGCGCGAGGCGACGCCCTCGTAGATGACGTGGATGCGCTCCGCTGGCACGCCGTAGAGCGCGACGACATCCCGCTTGGTCTGCTCTGAGACGGCGATCAAGGCATCGGCGGCGCGCAGGAAGCGGGGCATCATCAGCGTCAGATACCAGCGATTAAGCGGCAGATGATGCTCCGGGTAGAAGCGAAAGATCAGGTCGTGGACAGTGAAGACTGTCCGGATGCGGCGCGTCGGCGGGAGCAGATGGTCCGTACCGTGGAAGATCGTCGTCGGCCCGATCGCGGCGTCGAGGGGCAGATGAGCAAAGGATGCAAGCAGAACACTCATCCGCCATGGCTTGGCATCGAGGGGGATGCGCCGGACAGGAAGACGGTCAAGCGGCGGGTCGGGCCGGAGGTCGCGTCCGGCGGAATGGAGAAACGCCTGATAGTCGTCGCCGCGGTCAAGCGCGACGAGAGCGGCGGTCAGTTCGTGGGCGTAGCGGCCGAGCCCGCCGTGGCGGCGCACTGCGGCGGAGAGATCGATCGTAATCCGCATGTGCGGGATGGTAGCGGAGCCGCGTGAGGCTGCGAACGCCCCCGCTGCCGCAAGCAGCAAAGGAAGAGAGCAGTGGGCGGTGAGGGGCTCGAACCCCCGGCCTTCTGGGTGTAAACCAGACGCTCTGACCTGCTGAGCTAACCGCCCGCACCTCAATGATAGGGCACGCTCAGGCGCCGGCTCATCGACCGCGAGGCGTCTCTCACCTCTTCCGCCGCGGAGAAGGACCGAGCGAGCGGCGGCGCTTGCGCTGCGGGAAGAGGAGGTACCGAGCCGGCGCCGCCGTTCGGCAGCTGGCTGCGGCTAGGGGGACCATCGTGGGGACAGCGGCCCTCGCGTCTGAGCGGGTTCTCGATGGCCGGTCTCAGCGCGCGGAAGCGGCACTTGCCGAAGAAAGGAGGCTTCTCTCCGGACCGCTGGCGCGCTCTGCGAAAGCAGCCGCGCCGCGGGGCCGCACGAGCGCATGGCGGCATGCTACAGTCTTCCTCGACAGATGACGCGCTCGGACCGTCCCTCCGTGCTGCAGGTTTGGCTGCTGGCGATCCGCTGGCGGACACTCTCGGCAGCGGTTGCGCCGGTCCTTGTAGGGACGGGCCTCGCGATTGGCGACGCGGTCTTCGACCCGCTTGCAACTGCGGCAGCGCTGATCGCAGCACTCTGCATCCAGATTGGCACCAATCTTGCCAACGACCTCTACGACTATCGGCGCGGCGCTGATCGTGAGCGTGTCGGTCCGACGCGCGTGGTGACGGCGGGCCTGCTGTCGCCGCGGGCAGCACAGCGCGGGGTCCTCGCCTTTTTCGGGCTGGCGCTGCTGGCAGGGACGGTGCTCGTCTTCCGCGGGGGGTGGCCTATTGTGATCATTGGTCTTGCTTCCCTCGCCGCCGGCTATGCCTACACTGCCGGCCCGTTCCCGCTCGCCTACAACGGCCTCGGCGATCTCGCCGCCTTTCTCTTCTTCGGGGTCATCGGCGTCACCGGGATGTACTACGTCCACGCGCTGGTCTGGTCGCCCTGGGCGCTGCTCGCCAGCTTGCCGGTCGCCGCGCTGGTAACCGGGATCCTGATCGTCAACAACATCCGCGACCTCGACGGCGACCGCCGGGTCGGCAAACGGACGCTGGCCGTCATCCTCGGCCGCGCCGGCGCGCGCCTCGAGTTCTGCTTCCTGCTGGCGCTCGCCTACCTTGTTCCGATCGTCTTTGCCTTCGCCGGCCGAAGCTGGGCAGCGCTCCCGCTCTTAAGCGCGCCTCTCGCCGTTCCGCTCGCTCGTACGGTGCTGCAGCGCGACGACGCGGCAGCGCTCAATCCTGCGCTCTTTCGAGCAGCGCAGCTGCTGGCGCTGCACAGCGCCCTCTTCGCTCTCGGCTTGGCCCTCTAGCGAGCTGGCGGACGAGTTGACGCTCCGATTGCTGCTCGCTATTCTCCTATGACCGAGGAGGGGGCCCCATTCGGTTCGTCCTAGCCGTCGTGCTGATGCTCAGCGGAGCGGGCTGCACGCCAGCAGTCCGCCAGCCGCTCGCTACGCTTCAAGCGACGGCTGCCACGCTCGCCCGCGATCGCGCCAACACGATGGCAGATCATCTCGATGCGGCGCACCGCTACGCCAACAGTGTCGACAATCCCGATCTGCGCGATGCTGTCAATGCGCTCGCTGCGGCCTGGCAGCGTCCGGATACTCCCGGCGGCGTCCAAGTGGTGATCGAGCCGGTCCGCAACACCGAGGTCGCGCTCAATCTGAACGCTCCGGGCCGCACCGTCAAGCTGATCCCGATTGTCGAGAACGGACGCGTTCGCTACCTCCTCCGTGTCGATACGCCGCGCTACCACGCCGAACTGCAAGGTCCGGGAGAGCTGGCGCTCCACCTCTATGCTGCCTCGCTTATGCGCGACTGGTACGAAGCGAACCGCGCGAAGGGGCTCGACGGTCCCGCGCTCGTCGATGCGCTGATTGCCGAGCCGGATGGACTGATGGCCGCCTACTACCCCGCATGGGAAACCGTCATCGACAAAGGGTATCGCCCCCTGCGCGCGGCGGCTCGGCTGCCGGCCATTCCCCGGCTCGACACCCTCGCCGAAGCGCGTGCGGCCTGTGCGCGCGCTGCCGACCGCGCTGCCTGCTGGCAGGCAGCAGTGCGCGGCTATCTTGGGATAATCGTCCGCCAATAAGCCCTGCTGGCCGGGGGAGCGTTTGGGCGCGGGAGCAGACGAGCCGTGCCTTGCCGAGGGCTCGACTGGCTGCTAGACTGCGCCCTACCATTTCCACGCCTCAATGGAACCGAGTGTGACGACTTCCTCCCCGGCAACGCCACGGCCGGTGGTGCCTGTCCGGCGTGGCATCTCCGTCGGCGACGGTTTCCGCTTCGGCTGCGGCTTCATCCTTGCCCAACTGGTCTTCGTTCTGCTCAGTATCATGGCGGTGCTGCTGGCGCTGATTGTTCTTCAGGTGCTCGGGCTGCTGCCGAACCTGAATGCCCTCGTCCCGCCAGCGTAGCGGTTCAGCTCACCAGCAGGAACCATGCGTTGAGCTGGCGGATCAGCCCGCCGACCTCACGCGCGATACGCAGCGGGGTCGGCGCTCCGGCCGGAACAACGTGGGCGAACAGCTGGTATTCCCGGAAGCAGGCGCGCTCGCCGAGCGCTGCGGCTAAGCGGCGGGACTCGCTTACGGGCACGTACGGGTCGTTGACATCGTGCAGGATGAAGACCGGCGCTCGGATCGCGGCGACACGCTCGCGCGGCGAGAGCTGCCGCAGCGCGGCGAGCGCCTCCGGCGGCAGCTCGCTCAGCAGCTGGTCGACGGTTGCCGGGGCGCGCTCCTCGAGGAGCCGCTGAACAAGCCGTCCGGCCGGGGACAGCCGACTGCTCTCCACCGGAACGGGCGGGAACGCGAGATAGGCTGCCTCCAACGCGTCACGGTCCGCCGGGGTCGGG belongs to Dehalococcoidia bacterium and includes:
- a CDS encoding glycosyltransferase family 39 protein, with translation MARSWVLVVAVWLAFAIRVFRLEAHPYRGDETFVIWFVQQDWLSLLASIARNEPHPPLFYLIAKGWREAVGDVETVFRFVPLFFGVLAVPAGAQIGARLGGPAVALVAALLLAVNPFYIWNAQDARMYTQALALGLLSLLALLRLDDRPTDLLRLAQYALFSALALLTHYAFLPIAAVQNGFWLLRHRRERLALQRWLMAQSVLAALALSWLFWNRALLLHYVGNGDQPALPAALLRAAIAYLTGRSGSPEWAAVAAIFGAAVAIVGAAWLGRQSGARGWLAAAVVAAGFGAQWAASLRGPVFAETYLLPSSGLYPVLLAAGIVALGQWLLPIAGGAALAVLLVASALALGNYWLDPAYAKAADWRSPARAIARDARPGDVIVLNYPDPTFEYYYRGPIPVRLIPAHAPVDRPLVARQLGELTAAAQRVWLIPVRAPNWDSEGFVEEWLETHALPVATGSWHQVRVVLYETPHAVLAAARRLDIDLGPIRLRGAAIDAPESCSPLCEASIRLVWTATQQVRDNYKVFVHAVTDRGELIAQSDSVPANWRRPTTGWTPGELVVDPHELQLPAGHYRILVGLYRETSGRLRAADGRDAIAIGELTVR
- a CDS encoding LLM class flavin-dependent oxidoreductase, giving the protein MEEKMSGTVGIACMAADAPSALANIERAEQLGIRAAWLTAGGLTSDSLTLFAAAAVRTRHILLGTSIAQTWTRHPLLMAVQAATVAALAPGRFRLGIGPSHGPQMEPTWGIPYEKPLAHLRDYLAVLRPALQRGEVHVENRRYRVHAVLPKAPGVPVLISALREKSFRLAGELTDGAITWVTPITFVQQRAVPAIAEGARAAGRPTPPIIFHAPVCLTDRPQEARAAARQQLALYPRLPNYAAMFRAAGYEPENDSWTDAMIDAVVISGDETTVANRLRALFAQGVSEVIVHPIGAPSDPAGSTERAWQLVASLQ
- a CDS encoding PAS domain-containing protein — protein: MTISKGLTSYRHPSGLHDIAPAVEPIDSAFDRLIACAVRVLGVEVAALCHGERRRVIAQTDAPVLVDAVRQVEEWIGGSAAPVFLDDLSTARDAPMFEPLTAAGLRAVAGVPLSPGAGTVVGVLCVCSTLPRGWTDDDRAVLQGLAAAALSEIMLREAMARVAEQRDLMHRMLDRVTDGFVAIDRQWRFAYLNASAEQVIERPRDEVIGRVVWEVFPGAMTTLFGPAVRRAAERGETVIVEDQLPWSGRWLEARIFPSADGLSIYLHDTTDRRLAAQEREARAVAEAQRDGVILASREAAHLLNNDIALPMGLVELALLDSSLSARTRALLVDIGRSLERLHATIRRFQSIARVETKETPVGRALDLARSTEETAG
- a CDS encoding LLM class flavin-dependent oxidoreductase — its product is MTIFDRLSLGVHASGASPRDAIAVARALERAGWWGISIGDSALDSFAALAAVAAATERLHLRNGVAILGRTPVQTATAAATVDELAPGRYRLGLGTGSRERTSGWHDIDYGRIVGRFRDYVSAVRAAWATTPGAPASYEGPFYRFRGYARLRPPATPSLPIDLAANGPQMLRLAGALGDGVMFNDLHTGPFLRDVALPAVEAGERHACRPVGTARRIGAFLVSLGPSKAAAIARGRAGVQAYLVISHNRHVLEHYGRQDVKAAIERALADGDSAAVARAIPDDLVDLFALCGDATEIRRRLAAYDGVLDEAILHIPEWRVPGAAAVAAYFEVIEALAPR
- a CDS encoding glycosyltransferase family 4 protein; the protein is MRITIDLSAAVRRHGGLGRYAHELTAALVALDRGDDYQAFLHSAGRDLRPDPPLDRLPVRRIPLDAKPWRMSVLLASFAHLPLDAAIGPTTIFHGTDHLLPPTRRIRTVFTVHDLIFRFYPEHHLPLNRWYLTLMMPRFLRAADALIAVSEQTKRDVVALYGVPAERIHVIYEGVASRFQPVDDPAQRAALRQRLGLPERFLLYLGTIEPRKNLIALLDAYQSLVAAGETADLVIAGRRGWLFEPVFAHVRRLGLERRVHFLGWVEDADTPTLLSAARAFVFPSLYEGFGLPPLEAMACGTPVVASNTSSLPEVVGDAGLLVPPTDRAALAAALRRVLADDPLVTALREKGLRRARRFRWEKTALETLAVYRTVAGGTTR
- a CDS encoding 1,4-dihydroxy-2-naphthoate polyprenyltransferase, producing MTRSDRPSVLQVWLLAIRWRTLSAAVAPVLVGTGLAIGDAVFDPLATAAALIAALCIQIGTNLANDLYDYRRGADRERVGPTRVVTAGLLSPRAAQRGVLAFFGLALLAGTVLVFRGGWPIVIIGLASLAAGYAYTAGPFPLAYNGLGDLAAFLFFGVIGVTGMYYVHALVWSPWALLASLPVAALVTGILIVNNIRDLDGDRRVGKRTLAVILGRAGARLEFCFLLALAYLVPIVFAFAGRSWAALPLLSAPLAVPLARTVLQRDDAAALNPALFRAAQLLALHSALFALGLAL